In one window of Falco cherrug isolate bFalChe1 chromosome 10, bFalChe1.pri, whole genome shotgun sequence DNA:
- the LOC102045758 gene encoding malignant fibrous histiocytoma-amplified sequence 1 homolog isoform X2, producing MGRTGGPGQEDGVRQVTLSMQRLRVLPPAVLGDPALESLDLDRNKLRSIAGISKLCNLKKLILSKNEIVDFPDEIQSLVRLEKLELNQNQIRVIPEGVFCHLPRLKHLRLNNNRLSALPRDLAACRGSLQYLNISNNLFRTFPQPVLQLACLQELHVQNNALRQLPRELFQGQSLKMVKASGNPLREPPSEVCAGGIQQIQNYFSQLQHSSGQEDKRVKTMFLGASLAGKSTICQSLKQGQTKLVPKEERTVGIEISEFQIEDFTFLFWDFAGQLEYYMTHHVFITPQALVILVINLHMYQITDQSFKELVGFWINNLFMRVPNSVVLPVGTHVDCCREEEVEEKRRDIMAKIAAMLVERKSNLAHFIDNLEGSEEPKFYVDQWERLKEMESHTLTILHLVAVNCTDHSDIKKLEATILEHVKKEELFPEVVRVLPPIYRQVEAAIVAIAQSEEMAGHGMMDFQYLLSKLSQRESLASLGRELLQDILRYLHRIGLLVWYEEIKHLESTVFLQPTFLITMFKLLVRYRLVQQLESISVDTLIGEHATIRDRSNWVWTFKSKAMLCHRAVRALVKHQLFSEGMQDVFEEIMGHGPHRGRGKLFSLLKHFELCLEVRHTKALNPQASEFVPGKPWETTQGCDESWYLFPTYLNQTQEVSEVWGGDHPEDLHIRAYFSPEIPEGFFQRFLVKACSFYSTHWVAKVTCLLVCNGKALLIKENNQRAYSYLELRCRKPAGRTGFQFAWDFLVAAVFIVQKLAEAWPGLHVCVKTPCRTAGCPAELIWPDMDGTNTTTKEDVKTCGTCGHRFGAELLLPKVPRPPEQPPAQPSAHYYVTSYGTTTFGSSSIQVNQQVRRLPPPWGRPQGPMLVAKLVLSPRF from the exons ATGGGGAGAACTGGTG GTCCGGGGCAGGAGGACGGCGTGCGCCAGGTGACCCTCTCCATGCAGCGGCTGCGGGTGCTGCCACCAGCGGTCCTGGGCGACCCCGCGCTGGAGAGCCTTGACCTCGACAGGAACAAGCTCAGGAGCATCGCCGGCATCTCTAAGCTTTGCAACTTGAAGAAGTTGATCCTGTCCAAGAACGAGATTGTGGACTTTCCCGATGAAATCCAGAGCCTGGTCCGTTTGGAGAAGCTTGAGCTGAATCAGAACCAAATCCGGGTCATCCCTGAGGGGGTTTTCTGCCATCTCCCCAGGCTGAAACACCTGCGGCTGAACAACAACCGTCTCAGTGCCCTCCCCAGGGACCTGGCAGCTTGTCGAGGCAGTCTCCAGTACCTCAACATCTCCAACAACCTGTTCCGGACCTTCCCCCAGCCCGTCCTGCAGCTGGCATGCTTACAGGAGCTCCACGTGCAGAACAATGCCCTccggcagctccccagggagctcTTCCAGGGGCAGTCCCTGAAAATGGTCAAGGCCAGTGGGAACCCGCTCCGGGAGCCACCCAGTGAAGTGTGCGCCGGTGGCATCCAGCAAATCCAGAATTACTTCAGCCAGCTTCAACACAGTTCAGGGCAGGAGGACAAGAGGGTCAAGACCATGTTCCTGGGGGCCTCGCTGGCAGGGAAGTCCACCATCTGCCAAAGCCTGAAGCAAGGGCAAACCAAACTGGTGCCCAAGGAAGAGCGAACGGTTGGGATAGAGATCAGTGAGTTCCAGATCGAGGACTTCACGTTTCTCTTCTGGGACTTTGCCGGCCAACTGGAGTACTACATGACTCACCACGTGTTCATCACGCCACAGGCGCTTGTCATCCTCGTCATCAACCTCCACAT gTACCAAATTACCGACCAGTCTTTCAAGGAGCTCGTTGGTTTCTGGATCAACAACTTGTTCATGCGAGTCCCCAACTCGGTGGTGCTTCCCGTGGGCACCCACGTGGACTGCTGccgggaggaggaggtggaggagaagaGGCGTGATATCATGGCCAAGATCGCGGCCATGCTGGTGGAGCGAAAAAGCAACCTCGCTCACTTCATCGACAACCTGGAGGGCAGCGAGGAGCCCAAGTTTTATGTGGACCAGTGGGAGAGGCTGAAGGAGATGGAGAGCCACACGTTAACT ATCTTACACTTAGTTGCTGTCAACTGCACAGATCACAGTGACATCAAAAAGCTTGAGGCCACTATCCTGGAGCATGTGAAGAAGGAGGAGCTCTTCCCTGAGGTTGTCCGAGTGCTACCGCCCATCTACCGGCAGGTGGAAGCTGCCATCGTCGCTATCGCGCAGAGCGAGGAGATGGCGGGCCATG GCATGATGGACTTCCAGTACCTGCTCAGCAAACTCTCCCAGCGTGAGAGCCTGgccagcctgggcagggagctgctccaggaCATTTTGCGGTACCTCCACCGCATCGGGCTTCTTGTGTGGTATGAGGAAATCAAGCACCTGGAAAGCACCGTTTTTCTCCAGCCTACCTTCCTAATAACGATGTTCAAG CTCCTGGTGCGGTACCGCCTggtccagcagctggagagcatCTCCGTGGACACGCTGATTGGGGAGCACGCCACCATCAGAGACAGGTCCAACTGGGTGTGGACCTTCAAGTCAAAGGCAATGCTGTGCCACCGAGCCGTGCGTGCCTTGGTGAAGCACCAGCTCTTTTCTGAAGGGATGCAGGATGTCTTTGAGGAAATTATGGGACACGGGCCTcacagagggagagggaagctCTTCAGCCTCCTGAAGCACTTTGAGCTCTGCCTGGAGGTGAGGCACACCAAAGCACTCAACCCCCAGGCCAGTGAGTTTGTGCCCGGGAAGCCATGGGAGACAACGCAGGGCTGCGATGAGTCCTGGTACTTATTCCCAACCTACCTGAACCAGACCCAAGAGGTCTCTGAGGTGTGGGGAGGAGACCACCCTGAGGACCTCCACATCCGTGCCTACTTCTCGCCTGAGATACCGGAGGGTTTCTTCCAGAG GTTCCTGGTGAAGGCTTGCTCCTTCTACTCCACACACTGGGTGGCCAAAGTGACTTGCCTGCTCGTATGCAACGGCAAAGCTCTGCTCATCAAAGAGAACAACCAGAGGGCCTACAGCTACCTGGAGCTCCGGTGCAGAAAGCCGGCAGGAAGGACAG GTTTCCAGTTTGCCTGGGACTTCCTGGTGGCCGCCGTGTTCATCGTCCAGAAGCTGGCTGAGGCATGGCCGGGGCTGCACGTGTGTGTGAAGACCCCTTGCCGAACAGCCGGCTGCCCCGCGGAGCTCATCTGGCCAGACATGGATGGCACAAACACCAC GACCAAGGAAGATGTTAAAACCTGCGGGACATGTGGGCACCGCTTCGGCGcggagctgctcctgcccaaaG tgcccaggccaccagagcagcccccagcacagccctctgctCACTACTACGTGACAAGCTACGGGACCACCACCTTCGGGTCCAGCAGCATCCAGGTCAATCAGCAGGTAAGGAggctgccacctccctgggggAGACCCCAGGGTCCCATGCTGGTGGCCAAGCTGGTCCTCTCCCCTCGCTTCTGA